From the Maridesulfovibrio frigidus DSM 17176 genome, one window contains:
- a CDS encoding nucleotidyltransferase domain-containing protein, translating into MSTTSKMLFGSVARGDYSEHSDIDYLIVSDMPGATIERTSPKDSVSKYTWAEFDELVEKKMLFIQHLKQEGVILSDEDNRLSNIFSKFSPKKSYRKDYNETKALLELLAVIPEEKHSVLWYADVLFVAFRNLTITHLAERGEYVFSPQLLSTTLGNHIWNNMEVIRRAKHAYREKTESFYLNSNFIQSTACLVTNALGIDFSPVKTGDEQFTENLLSLSATGNPWYLRVRAAEGLLNHNHKGRIPPAIWDRHKDIITNQFSYRDFISQLELDSAIYNIIEDAFMAKLAVK; encoded by the coding sequence ATGAGTACTACATCAAAAATGTTATTTGGATCTGTCGCAAGAGGGGACTACTCTGAGCACAGCGATATTGATTATCTAATTGTGTCAGATATGCCAGGTGCAACGATTGAACGTACTTCCCCAAAGGACTCTGTTTCCAAATACACATGGGCAGAATTTGACGAATTAGTTGAAAAAAAGATGCTTTTTATTCAACACCTCAAACAGGAAGGCGTAATTCTTTCAGATGAAGACAACAGGCTCTCAAATATTTTTAGTAAGTTCTCACCTAAAAAGAGCTACCGAAAAGATTATAACGAGACAAAGGCGCTGCTTGAGCTGCTAGCAGTTATACCGGAAGAAAAACACTCAGTATTATGGTATGCAGATGTTCTTTTTGTTGCATTTAGAAATCTTACGATAACGCACTTGGCTGAGAGAGGGGAGTACGTTTTCTCTCCACAACTTTTATCAACAACCCTTGGCAACCATATCTGGAACAACATGGAAGTCATTAGAAGAGCCAAGCACGCTTACAGGGAAAAAACTGAATCATTTTATTTAAATAGCAATTTCATTCAGAGCACAGCATGTTTAGTCACAAATGCCTTAGGTATTGATTTTTCTCCCGTTAAAACAGGAGATGAACAATTCACTGAGAATTTGCTCAGTCTATCTGCAACTGGAAACCCATGGTATCTAAGAGTCCGCGCAGCTGAGGGGCTATTGAATCATAACCATAAAGGGCGTATCCCTCCGGCCATTTGGGATAGGCATAAAGATATAATAACGAATCAATTTAGCTACAGAGATTTTATATCTCAACTTGAATTGGACAGTGCCATTTACAACATTATCGAAGATGCATTTATGGCAAAGCTAGCTGTTAAATAA
- a CDS encoding ion channel, translated as MSQDPFFRLHGECDKIKSPGEFSTVLRNGKGFHNGIYWPALWEYVKGETPPLKELHFENCSLSKTTLKGLEFVSCKFIDCRFIDTKFENCEFHGCEFHGCNFYRATMDNCYLDPKAIKGISKVMHPNIALRVFADLKKNAKQVENPNFQSDAEFYYKVYNRYQKRFGLTIKGNQKRLSFKWIYKLFRFVFTFLVDFLWMLISGYGMRSRYVFFSGLSLVCILTFINYRFGALIEGSSNGGDIVSKGVDSLYFSVMTITTLGYGAIAPTNPEGKLLIVSQALVGVIWLTACASVIVKKIVRSS; from the coding sequence GTGAGTCAAGACCCATTTTTTAGGCTTCATGGGGAATGTGATAAGATTAAGAGCCCGGGAGAGTTTTCTACTGTATTGCGCAATGGGAAAGGTTTTCACAACGGGATATATTGGCCAGCTTTGTGGGAATACGTGAAAGGTGAAACTCCACCGCTAAAAGAATTACATTTTGAAAATTGTAGCTTAAGCAAAACAACTCTCAAAGGGCTAGAATTCGTATCTTGTAAATTTATCGATTGTCGCTTTATCGATACCAAATTTGAAAATTGTGAATTCCATGGCTGTGAATTCCATGGTTGTAATTTCTATAGAGCAACAATGGATAATTGCTATCTTGACCCAAAGGCAATTAAAGGCATTAGCAAGGTGATGCACCCCAATATAGCCTTAAGAGTTTTTGCAGATCTTAAAAAAAACGCAAAACAAGTTGAGAATCCAAACTTCCAATCTGATGCAGAGTTTTATTACAAGGTGTACAATAGGTATCAAAAAAGGTTTGGATTAACAATTAAGGGCAACCAGAAGAGGTTGTCATTCAAATGGATTTATAAACTTTTCCGTTTTGTTTTTACATTTCTTGTAGATTTCCTATGGATGCTTATTTCTGGATATGGAATGCGTTCACGATATGTATTCTTCTCAGGCTTATCGCTCGTGTGCATTCTTACATTTATAAATTACCGCTTTGGAGCATTGATTGAAGGAAGTTCAAATGGGGGAGATATCGTCTCAAAGGGAGTTGACTCTTTATATTTTTCTGTGATGACGATCACCACTCTGGGCTATGGCGCCATCGCTCCAACTAACCCTGAAGGCAAGTTGCTAATTGTTTCTCAAGCCTTAGTGGGTGTTATTTGGCTCACCGCTTGTGCAAGCGTTATTGTAAAAAAAATTGTGAGATCGTCATGA
- a CDS encoding DUF554 domain-containing protein, with product MIPTGSLVNAASIIGGSLIGVMLHSRFPERIRQIVFQGLGLSTIVIGMQMALKVQDILILIFSILIGGIIGELLRLDTLFERLAGRLKRMVGSKETGFIDGFITASLIFCIGAMAIIGSFEEGIKGDPTIIYTKSILDGFASIALASTYGMGVLFSFIPVLLYQGALTIFANSFQEWFSPLLIEQLTATGGVLIIGISLVLLDVKKINLSNLLPSLGVVVILTTLFR from the coding sequence ATGATCCCCACCGGTTCCCTTGTTAACGCTGCATCTATTATCGGCGGCTCACTGATTGGTGTTATGCTGCACAGTAGATTCCCCGAGCGCATCAGACAGATTGTATTTCAAGGGCTAGGCCTTAGCACTATTGTTATAGGTATGCAGATGGCCCTGAAAGTTCAAGACATTCTCATACTCATATTCAGCATACTCATCGGCGGGATAATCGGTGAATTACTAAGACTTGATACACTATTCGAGCGGCTGGCGGGCCGACTCAAAAGAATGGTCGGATCTAAAGAGACAGGCTTCATTGATGGGTTTATTACTGCATCTCTCATTTTCTGTATCGGCGCAATGGCTATAATCGGATCTTTTGAGGAAGGCATTAAAGGTGATCCCACTATCATCTATACTAAATCTATCCTTGACGGCTTTGCCTCAATTGCACTCGCGTCCACTTACGGTATGGGTGTTCTGTTTTCATTCATCCCCGTGCTTCTTTACCAAGGCGCATTGACCATTTTTGCAAACTCTTTCCAAGAATGGTTTTCTCCGCTCTTGATTGAACAGCTCACCGCCACAGGCGGAGTTCTCATTATAGGCATCAGCTTGGTTTTATTGGATGTTAAGAAAATAAATTTATCTAATTTACTTCCATCACTCGGTGTAGTCGTTATACTTACAACTCTTTTCCGCTAA
- a CDS encoding SpoIIE family protein phosphatase, producing the protein MAEGTAAIINLEDRLYRTTLKSVRSEAENLLTAQKSPSLMRPPFITSPKKVLNEPTLVIDPNYKKTAMMGRGMHRQMKHSEKPPEKGDLIDLPISPDHMSYWLSPGLSESEAMPFVRRISPLLHMFQACSSTLNTLALWQEVTLENGLQATYPAHNSFPPMYDPRISLWYKEVKKELKTVWTLPVPDPATRSLCYRLSSPLFNEKDEFIGATSLVIPVGTTISSSMIINAEQNVNIMMVSTRYENDSHKDKLLIVGRNEGALEESTTKNIMGHFWQAPPEPEYVFENNPEFSSLVDDITMQRAGVLQMNYKGIPALWTYSPINDSLALLIVIPVSDFTAEADEAEQYVSESITRQIKETTLIVLSIISFLSIVAYFVSQSLSSPIRQISEAVIKVGNGDWNARADLHSKDELGELAENFNFMVPQLREHSSILQALSLADEAQQNLLPQTTPEVSGAEIGAKCVFSEKTGGDYFDFIGCQTCGKDVFATAIGDVSGHGISAALLMTSARAYIRALTGKGRPLVEVVSKVNALVTEDCAQTGHFMTLFTAICDTKNKTVNWIRAGHDPGLIYTPETDEFEEMIGTGLAIGVDEYYLYKEHFTQLKSGQILTLYTDGIWEAHSPKGEQFSKEQVRQIIRENCDKPAQEIVEEIHTQVAAHRRGLPLEDDCTVIIIKFL; encoded by the coding sequence ATGGCCGAAGGAACTGCCGCAATCATTAATCTTGAAGACCGATTATATAGAACGACCCTAAAAAGTGTGCGGTCAGAGGCCGAAAATCTTCTCACAGCCCAAAAAAGCCCTTCGCTTATGCGTCCACCATTCATCACGTCCCCTAAAAAAGTGCTGAATGAACCAACGCTTGTCATAGACCCAAACTACAAAAAAACAGCGATGATGGGCCGCGGCATGCACCGTCAAATGAAACATTCGGAAAAGCCCCCTGAAAAGGGAGATCTTATTGACCTCCCCATCTCGCCTGATCATATGTCCTATTGGCTGTCTCCGGGACTGTCGGAAAGTGAAGCTATGCCCTTCGTCCGTAGGATTTCTCCTCTCTTACATATGTTTCAAGCATGCAGTTCAACGCTTAATACTCTCGCCCTGTGGCAGGAAGTCACCCTTGAAAATGGGCTGCAAGCCACCTATCCGGCGCACAACTCATTTCCGCCGATGTATGACCCGCGTATCAGTCTATGGTATAAAGAGGTCAAAAAAGAGCTTAAAACCGTATGGACTCTCCCTGTCCCCGATCCGGCAACAAGATCCCTGTGTTACCGTCTATCAAGTCCTCTGTTTAATGAAAAAGATGAATTTATCGGTGCTACATCTCTAGTTATTCCTGTGGGAACAACAATTAGCAGCTCAATGATCATAAATGCTGAACAGAATGTTAATATCATGATGGTTTCAACCCGATATGAAAATGATAGTCATAAGGACAAACTGTTGATCGTTGGGCGCAATGAAGGTGCTTTAGAAGAAAGTACTACCAAAAATATAATGGGGCACTTTTGGCAAGCCCCGCCCGAACCGGAATATGTTTTCGAGAACAACCCGGAATTTTCAAGCCTTGTAGATGATATCACAATGCAAAGAGCTGGTGTTCTTCAAATGAATTACAAGGGCATTCCTGCTCTTTGGACGTACAGCCCGATAAATGATTCATTGGCCCTTTTAATCGTAATTCCTGTAAGTGATTTTACTGCTGAAGCAGACGAAGCTGAGCAATACGTAAGCGAGAGTATCACCCGTCAAATTAAAGAGACAACCCTCATCGTTTTATCAATAATTTCATTTCTTAGTATTGTTGCATATTTTGTGTCACAAAGCCTTTCATCTCCCATCCGGCAGATATCAGAGGCCGTTATAAAAGTAGGAAATGGAGACTGGAACGCGCGGGCTGATCTACACTCAAAGGATGAGCTCGGAGAACTTGCTGAGAATTTCAACTTCATGGTTCCTCAACTACGAGAACATTCATCTATACTTCAAGCTCTCTCACTTGCAGATGAGGCTCAGCAAAACTTGCTGCCTCAAACAACACCTGAAGTCTCAGGAGCTGAAATTGGTGCCAAGTGTGTGTTTTCAGAGAAAACCGGCGGCGACTATTTTGATTTCATCGGATGTCAAACATGTGGCAAAGACGTCTTCGCAACCGCGATAGGGGATGTATCGGGACATGGCATTAGCGCAGCACTGCTGATGACCAGCGCCAGAGCATATATTCGCGCTTTGACGGGAAAGGGACGACCACTGGTTGAAGTCGTCAGCAAAGTTAACGCACTTGTAACCGAAGACTGCGCACAGACGGGTCATTTTATGACACTGTTCACTGCTATATGTGACACAAAAAACAAAACGGTTAACTGGATTAGAGCCGGACATGACCCTGGACTCATTTATACCCCTGAAACTGACGAGTTTGAAGAAATGATAGGAACAGGTCTGGCTATAGGAGTTGATGAATACTACCTGTACAAAGAACATTTCACTCAGCTGAAATCGGGCCAGATTCTAACTTTATATACTGATGGAATATGGGAAGCACATAGCCCCAAGGGTGAGCAGTTCAGCAAAGAACAAGTTCGTCAAATAATACGCGAAAACTGTGACAAGCCGGCGCAGGAAATAGTAGAAGAAATTCATACTCAGGTTGCAGCCCACAGGAGAGGCCTCCCGCTTGAAGACGATTGCACCGTCATCATAATTAAATTTTTATGA
- the rocD gene encoding ornithine--oxo-acid transaminase — protein MRQSEYIELEDKFGANNYKPLDVIIEKGEGVWVWDIEGKKYMDCLSAYSAVNQGHCHPKIKQAMLEQAEKLTLTSRAFRNDQLGPFYEELCALTGSHKVLPMNSGAEAVETAIKAVRKWGYLVKGVPEDRAEIIVCADNFHGRTITIVGFSTDPTARKGFGPFTPGFKVIPFGDYKALENAITPNTVGFLVEPIQGEAGVIIPPEGYFKKVREICTANNVTLILDEIQTGLGRTGKFLAEEHEGIEADLTLIGKALSGGFYPVSAVLSNSEVLGVLKPGEHGSTFGGNPLACAVARAALKVLTDEKLVDNAMNVGAKFLSGLKEIKNAKIEEVRGRGLLLAVEFKSNAGGARSYCEKLKEQGLLCKETHGNIIRFAPPLVITSEQVDWALDRIKPILSE, from the coding sequence ATGAGACAGTCTGAATACATTGAACTTGAAGATAAGTTCGGAGCCAATAATTATAAACCCTTAGATGTCATTATCGAAAAAGGCGAAGGTGTATGGGTTTGGGATATTGAAGGCAAAAAATACATGGACTGTCTCTCCGCCTACTCTGCTGTAAATCAAGGCCACTGCCACCCTAAAATAAAACAAGCCATGCTTGAGCAGGCAGAAAAACTAACATTAACTTCCCGCGCTTTCAGAAATGACCAATTGGGCCCTTTCTACGAAGAACTGTGTGCCTTAACAGGTTCGCATAAAGTTCTTCCTATGAATAGCGGCGCTGAAGCCGTCGAAACTGCCATCAAAGCCGTCAGAAAATGGGGCTATCTCGTCAAAGGCGTTCCGGAAGACCGCGCAGAAATAATTGTCTGTGCTGATAATTTTCACGGCAGAACCATCACTATTGTAGGATTCTCAACAGACCCTACCGCCCGCAAGGGGTTCGGCCCTTTTACTCCCGGATTTAAGGTTATTCCTTTTGGAGACTACAAAGCCCTCGAAAACGCAATTACGCCTAACACAGTAGGCTTTTTGGTGGAACCTATACAGGGAGAAGCCGGAGTTATCATCCCGCCGGAAGGGTATTTTAAGAAAGTACGCGAAATATGCACAGCCAATAACGTCACTCTGATTCTTGATGAAATACAGACAGGACTCGGGCGTACAGGAAAATTTCTAGCCGAAGAACACGAAGGAATTGAGGCAGATTTAACATTGATAGGTAAGGCTCTCTCAGGTGGATTCTACCCAGTCTCTGCGGTTCTCTCCAACTCCGAAGTTCTCGGTGTGCTTAAACCGGGAGAACATGGTTCAACTTTTGGTGGAAATCCACTTGCATGCGCAGTAGCAAGAGCCGCTCTTAAAGTTTTAACCGACGAAAAACTTGTAGACAATGCAATGAATGTCGGAGCTAAATTTTTATCAGGCTTAAAAGAAATTAAGAATGCAAAAATTGAAGAAGTCAGAGGCCGTGGACTTCTTCTAGCGGTTGAATTTAAATCAAATGCAGGCGGAGCACGGAGTTACTGTGAGAAGCTTAAAGAACAAGGGCTGCTCTGCAAAGAAACTCATGGCAATATAATCAGATTTGCCCCGCCGCTAGTAATAACGTCTGAACAAGTAGATTGGGCCTTGGACCGGATAAAACCAATACTATCAGAATAA
- a CDS encoding hybrid sensor histidine kinase/response regulator: protein MNKLIHKNYICRSFIAIASLLCLLLGPLNASAFQQDLRFERISLKEGLSQSSILCMLQGSKGFLWFGTYDGLNRYDGRQMKVYSKSKLPGSISDSNIRAICEDSSGMLWVGTKSGGLNSYDRKTDSFSSFTPDSENANSISSKTVTCIYEDSKGQLWIGTDKGLNLFDRASLTFKNFKTSDSPTSISHNEIRSIYEDMQGRLWVGTAKGLNLFLAKENEFKHFFNDPKDEQSLCGDTVLCFYQENKEELWIGTKEGISILNTADFSLSTLFRSLEVNDIFKDQSDNLWLGTLEGLAKRDPKTALLTPEKMDFTFFKYNPLDPQSLSDNKVTHIFEDLSEVLWVGTYGGGLSKLTPKMQEFGIIRHQPWKENTLPGKEVSAVLEDREGLLWIGTYKHGLSKYNPQTGEITSFNSKSPEPWTLSGNRINCFFQDSKGLIWVGTRKKGVFVIDKSKGIVSRYKRDKKNKNSLSQNNIWWINEGSQGYIWIGTSKKGLNRLNRETGDFKIYKHSDSDPQSIAHNRVRNIFEDSKNNFWICTNAGIDLMNRTDGTFIHHKSDPDNPKTVSNNRVTPVAEAADGSLWIGTDEGLNRFDPTTKEFTRYTKKNGLANDGIQGLCIDRDGDIWVSTFKGISHLDPTTGEVLNFGQSDGLQGIEFWINSYNKGQSGLLYFGGLDGLNMFNPNNIKINQTPPPVVITNLNIMNSPAKLTTNITETKEINLSWKDAMFSFSFAALDYQNPHLNKYKYKLEGFNDNWLDANKGTATFTNFDHGSYIFRVKASNSDGIWNETGTSIKITITPPFWKTWWFKFALLLLGLLIIFVVIHFRVKSIEKQRMKLAILVDEKTIDLNTEIEKHMQTEVELEKAIIKAEKANKSKSAFLASMSHEIRTPLNSIIGIADLLKGTDLDGEQTEYVDIFESSGEILLSIINDILDFSKLEAEHVELESIPIDLLQEVDAILYLQVVTASSRDIELVCNFKPDVPEFVIGDPTRLRQILLNILSNAVKFTKSGEVSITVSRALNNESMNNIGSITFTIEDTGIGISPEQLEEIFAPFSQADSSTTRNFGGSGLGLSISKKLTELMGGTLSATSIPGEGSSFEVTLPLTRDLESQSFLAPDLSGVNFIIAVENHKTLDSTCDILNYYKATTTPCTNVNSLMTFLKSSQEHKPQILILDLDFENGNGTQILESITSSGLSVPPVMLLQRGASFDRTLLNHELVVSGITKPIMRRQLLRSILEVLNLNSDEAKTSTGKIDITLPPLKILLAEDNIPNRELIRHFLKKSDSTLVMASNGEEALKLALNDKFDVILMDMEMPVMDGYQFLNQFRMVEKNTHGERTPVMALTAHASAEYRKKCIDAGADEFISKPIKQNMLIQAIFDLYNKMRK from the coding sequence ATGAATAAATTAATACATAAAAACTACATTTGCAGATCCTTTATCGCAATTGCGTCCCTCTTATGCCTACTTTTGGGGCCACTTAATGCCTCAGCTTTTCAGCAAGATTTAAGATTTGAAAGAATCTCTTTAAAGGAAGGACTTTCGCAGTCATCGATCTTATGCATGCTGCAAGGTTCTAAAGGTTTTTTATGGTTCGGAACATATGACGGATTAAACCGCTATGACGGCCGACAAATGAAAGTGTATTCCAAATCCAAACTACCGGGATCAATATCCGATAGTAACATTCGCGCGATCTGCGAAGACAGCTCCGGAATGTTATGGGTCGGTACCAAAAGTGGAGGTCTGAATAGCTATGACCGCAAAACTGACTCATTTTCAAGCTTCACTCCTGACAGTGAAAACGCAAACTCAATTTCAAGCAAGACTGTAACTTGCATTTATGAAGACTCAAAAGGACAATTGTGGATAGGAACAGACAAAGGACTTAACCTCTTCGACAGAGCCTCCCTTACTTTTAAAAACTTTAAGACTTCAGACTCTCCCACAAGTATCAGTCATAACGAAATTAGATCTATCTACGAAGACATGCAGGGCCGTTTGTGGGTGGGAACAGCTAAGGGATTGAACCTATTCCTCGCTAAAGAAAATGAATTTAAACATTTTTTTAATGATCCTAAAGATGAACAATCCTTATGCGGAGATACCGTTCTCTGCTTCTACCAAGAGAACAAAGAAGAGCTGTGGATAGGAACTAAAGAAGGAATATCCATCCTTAACACTGCGGACTTTTCCTTATCCACACTATTTAGATCTTTGGAAGTAAATGATATTTTTAAAGATCAATCTGACAATCTATGGTTAGGAACATTAGAGGGACTAGCCAAAAGAGATCCTAAAACAGCACTACTTACACCTGAAAAAATGGATTTCACATTTTTCAAGTACAACCCGCTAGACCCTCAAAGCCTCAGTGATAACAAAGTTACCCATATTTTCGAAGACTTATCAGAAGTTCTGTGGGTCGGAACATACGGGGGAGGGCTGAGCAAGCTTACTCCTAAAATGCAAGAATTTGGCATAATCAGACATCAACCGTGGAAAGAAAATACACTTCCTGGAAAAGAAGTCAGTGCTGTCCTCGAGGACCGTGAAGGGTTACTCTGGATCGGAACGTACAAACATGGCCTAAGTAAATACAATCCTCAAACCGGAGAAATCACAAGTTTTAATTCAAAATCTCCGGAACCTTGGACTCTTTCGGGAAACAGAATTAACTGTTTCTTTCAGGATTCTAAAGGGCTGATATGGGTAGGGACACGCAAAAAAGGCGTTTTTGTAATTGACAAAAGCAAAGGGATTGTATCTCGGTACAAACGAGACAAGAAAAATAAAAACTCTCTAAGCCAAAACAACATATGGTGGATAAATGAAGGAAGCCAAGGCTATATTTGGATAGGCACCAGCAAAAAGGGGCTGAACAGACTTAACCGTGAAACTGGCGATTTTAAAATTTATAAACATTCCGACTCAGACCCACAAAGCATAGCTCACAACCGCGTACGTAATATTTTTGAGGACAGTAAGAATAATTTCTGGATCTGCACCAATGCAGGCATAGACCTTATGAACCGGACAGACGGCACGTTCATTCACCACAAGAGCGATCCGGACAATCCGAAAACCGTATCCAATAACAGGGTAACACCAGTTGCCGAGGCAGCCGACGGCTCTCTATGGATAGGGACTGACGAAGGGCTTAACAGGTTTGACCCGACAACTAAAGAATTCACCAGATACACAAAGAAAAACGGCCTTGCCAATGATGGAATACAAGGACTGTGCATAGATAGGGACGGAGATATCTGGGTCTCGACATTTAAGGGAATCTCACATCTTGACCCTACAACTGGCGAAGTCCTTAACTTCGGTCAATCCGATGGACTGCAGGGTATAGAATTCTGGATCAACTCATATAATAAAGGACAAAGCGGTCTGTTATACTTCGGTGGCCTTGACGGGCTTAACATGTTTAATCCCAATAACATCAAAATCAACCAAACTCCTCCGCCTGTCGTTATCACTAATTTAAACATAATGAACTCGCCGGCAAAACTGACAACAAACATAACAGAAACTAAAGAAATAAACCTTTCATGGAAAGATGCCATGTTTAGTTTCAGTTTCGCTGCGCTAGACTATCAAAACCCGCACTTGAACAAGTACAAATATAAACTCGAAGGTTTTAACGACAACTGGCTAGATGCAAATAAAGGGACCGCAACCTTCACAAACTTTGACCACGGAAGCTATATTTTCAGAGTTAAAGCATCTAACAGTGATGGAATTTGGAACGAAACCGGCACATCAATCAAAATAACTATTACTCCACCATTCTGGAAAACGTGGTGGTTTAAATTTGCCCTACTACTTTTAGGTCTTTTAATCATTTTTGTGGTAATCCACTTCCGCGTAAAATCCATAGAAAAACAAAGAATGAAACTTGCCATTCTGGTGGATGAAAAAACTATTGATCTAAACACTGAGATCGAAAAGCATATGCAGACTGAGGTGGAACTCGAAAAGGCAATAATCAAAGCTGAAAAAGCAAATAAATCAAAGAGTGCATTCCTTGCTAGCATGAGCCATGAGATTCGTACTCCGCTAAACTCTATTATAGGCATCGCAGATCTGCTGAAAGGAACTGACCTTGACGGAGAACAAACAGAATATGTGGACATATTTGAGTCCTCAGGAGAAATTCTTCTCTCAATAATTAATGACATACTTGATTTTTCAAAACTAGAAGCTGAGCATGTTGAACTGGAATCAATTCCGATTGATTTATTGCAGGAAGTTGATGCAATTCTCTATTTACAGGTTGTAACAGCTTCATCACGTGACATAGAACTGGTTTGTAATTTCAAGCCAGATGTTCCTGAATTTGTTATCGGAGATCCTACAAGACTGCGCCAAATCCTGCTTAATATCCTTTCAAACGCAGTTAAGTTTACAAAGAGCGGAGAAGTAAGCATCACAGTCTCACGTGCGCTGAATAACGAAAGCATGAACAATATTGGAAGCATCACGTTCACCATTGAAGATACAGGAATAGGCATTAGTCCTGAACAATTAGAAGAGATATTTGCTCCATTTTCACAAGCGGACTCTTCTACAACCAGGAACTTCGGCGGCTCTGGCCTGGGCCTTTCGATTAGTAAGAAATTAACTGAACTCATGGGCGGAACGCTTAGCGCAACGAGTATTCCGGGCGAAGGGAGCTCTTTTGAAGTAACTCTACCGCTTACAAGAGACCTAGAGTCTCAATCATTTCTTGCACCGGACTTATCTGGCGTGAATTTCATTATAGCTGTGGAAAACCATAAAACCCTTGATTCTACTTGCGATATTTTAAATTACTATAAAGCAACCACAACTCCATGCACCAATGTAAATTCCCTGATGACATTTTTAAAATCCTCGCAGGAACACAAGCCGCAAATACTTATCCTCGACTTGGACTTTGAAAATGGGAATGGCACCCAAATTCTCGAATCAATCACAAGCTCTGGGCTTTCAGTTCCGCCTGTAATGCTGCTGCAACGCGGAGCAAGTTTTGATAGAACTCTCCTGAATCACGAACTGGTCGTATCTGGAATAACAAAACCAATTATGAGGCGGCAACTTCTTCGTTCCATTTTAGAAGTATTAAACTTAAATTCGGATGAAGCTAAAACTTCTACTGGCAAAATCGATATAACCCTGCCACCACTGAAAATTTTGCTCGCGGAAGACAATATTCCAAACCGGGAACTGATTCGTCATTTCTTAAAGAAATCAGATTCAACACTGGTAATGGCCTCCAATGGTGAAGAAGCTTTGAAACTTGCTCTCAATGACAAGTTTGATGTTATTTTAATGGACATGGAAATGCCGGTAATGGATGGCTACCAGTTTTTGAATCAATTCAGAATGGTTGAAAAAAATACACATGGAGAACGCACTCCAGTTATGGCATTAACTGCCCATGCTTCAGCTGAGTACAGGAAGAAATGTATAGATGCCGGAGCCGATGAATTTATATCGAAGCCAATCAAACAAAACATGCTCATTCAAGCAATCTTTGATCTATATAACAAAATGAGAAAATAA
- a CDS encoding DUF2269 family protein translates to MQKLAPQTIKWVRAFHVLSACLWGGGALSMVLLHCVFTPHSGGELFARDICLKIIDEYVVTSGAFGCLITGFIFAWKTPWGFFKFRWVTTKWIVNVGFIAFGFLFYMPWLERMSDLSGSTKLMALQTPEYLRSQLLNEISAFMVFGCLLLLVWISVFKPWGKSNFTVKT, encoded by the coding sequence ATGCAGAAACTGGCTCCGCAAACAATCAAATGGGTAAGAGCCTTTCACGTATTAAGCGCATGCCTGTGGGGAGGAGGGGCTCTTTCTATGGTACTGCTTCATTGTGTGTTCACCCCTCATTCAGGAGGAGAATTGTTCGCACGAGACATCTGTCTCAAAATAATTGATGAGTATGTCGTAACGTCTGGCGCTTTCGGATGTCTCATTACTGGATTTATCTTTGCGTGGAAAACACCATGGGGCTTTTTCAAATTCAGATGGGTAACAACCAAATGGATTGTGAACGTTGGCTTCATCGCTTTTGGTTTTCTATTTTACATGCCGTGGCTTGAGCGCATGAGCGATCTTTCCGGCAGTACTAAACTAATGGCCCTGCAAACTCCTGAATATTTGCGTAGCCAACTCTTAAATGAAATTTCTGCATTTATGGTTTTTGGATGTCTGCTGCTATTGGTCTGGATTTCCGTATTCAAGCCTTGGGGCAAAAGCAATTTTACTGTTAAAACTTGA